A window of the Henckelia pumila isolate YLH828 chromosome 3, ASM3356847v2, whole genome shotgun sequence genome harbors these coding sequences:
- the LOC140892620 gene encoding probable serine/threonine-protein kinase PBL28, which produces MENNSFSVVTYESLIHYTDNFSEENYLGHFQFGKFYRGKIVRDRGVQHVVVKKWEVPTIYNYHPGDNELRLMDELHLLRSERVIGHPGMVTICEFCFDGEHLGVVYEFNSFESLYNLIPEDGFTWLQRIKVVLRFASLLKFLHTGSPPYEPYIVRNLDVAHILLDKDYNPKLCDFGMITGGIFPDRTKIKIEVVIGCYGYIDAHAAYQRTWSLQQDVFAFGTILMSLISKRVYTEEDRLSDDKPNVNEWAWDEYDHNSIRCSLVHESLAADRNFDPFDGFTITRLGIQCLQEPSYYRPTMKQVVKRLLALKVVKRHADFLGVNKMYSPRENGYRSKY; this is translated from the exons ATGGAGAACAACTCATTTTCAGTAGTCACCTACGAGAGTTTAATTCATTATACCGATAACTTTAGTGAGGAAAACTATCTTGGACATTTTCAATTCGGCAAATTTTACCGTGGAAAGATTGTCCGAGATCGTGGGGTGCAACATGTTGTTGTGAAGAAATGGGAAGTTCCAACTATATACAACTATCATCCTGGAGATAACGAACTTAGATTGATG GATGAGCTGCATTTACTTCGCTCCGAGAGGGTTATCGGTCATCCTGGCATGGTAACAATATGTGAATTCTGCTTTGATGGTGAACATCTTGGTGTTGTTTATGAGTTCAACAGCTTTGAATCTCTCTATAACCTGATTCCAGAAG ATGGTTTTACTTGGCTTCAGAGAATCAAAGTTGTCCTCCGATTTGCTAGTCTTCTCAAATTTTTACATACCGGAAGTCCACCATATGAACCTTACATTGTTCGCAATCTGGATGTTGCTCATATACTTCTTGACAAG GACTATAATCCAAAGTTATGTGATTTTGGTATGATCACTGGTGGAATATTTCCAGACAGAACAAAGATAAAAATTGAGGTGGTTATTGGGTGCTATGGTTATATCGATGCACATGCAGCTTACCAAC GTACATGGTCACTTCAACAAGATGTTTTTGCATTTGGGACTATACTTATGAGTTTGATATCTAAAAGGGTTTACACTGAAGAAGATAGGCTGTCTGATGACAAGCCTAATGTCAATGAATGGGCCTGGGATGAATATGATCATAACTCGATTAGGTGTTCACTTGTCCACGAAAGTTTAGCAGCCGATAGAAATTTTGATCCTTTCGATGGGTTTACAATTACTCGCCTGGGTATTCAATGCCTTCAAGAACCCAGTTATTATCGCCCAACCATGAAGCAAGTTGTGAAGAGACTGCTGGCACTAAAAGTAGTTAAGCGGCACGCAGACTTCCTAGGAGTAAATAAGATGTACTCCCCAAGAGAAAATGGCTACCGAAGCAAGTACTAA